One genomic segment of Camelus ferus isolate YT-003-E chromosome 19, BCGSAC_Cfer_1.0, whole genome shotgun sequence includes these proteins:
- the YTHDF1 gene encoding YTH domain-containing family protein 1 isoform X2, whose protein sequence is MSATSVDPQRTKGQDNKVQNGSLHQKDTVHDNDFEPYLSGQSNQSNSYPSMADPYLSSYYPPSIGFPYSLNEAPWSSGGDPPIPYLTTYGQLSNGDHHFMHDAVFGQPGGLGNNIYQHRFNFFPENPAFSAWGTSGSQGQQAQSSAYGNSYTYPPSSLGGTIVDGQTGFHSDTLNKAPGMNSLEQGMVGLKIGDVTTSAVKTVGSVVSSVAMTGILSGSGGTNVSLPVSKPASWAAIASKPAKPQPKAKAKGGPAVGGALPPPPIKHNMDIGTWDNKGPGPKAPAAQQVPVPQVAPQPTGQPLPAQHPPLAQPQYQSPQQPPQTRWVAPRNRNAVFGPSGGTGGDSNSLGNTQPSSSPGAESHPILEKLKAAHSYNPREFDWNLRSGRVFIIKSYSEDDVHRSIKYSIWCSTEHGNKRLDSAFRALGSRGPVYLLFSVNGSGHFCGVAEMKSPVDYGTSAGVWSQDKWKGKFDVKWIFVKDVPNSQLRHIRLENNDHKPVTNSRDTQEVPLEKARQVLKIIAAYRHTTSIFDDFSHYEKRQEEEEVVRKERQNRNRQ, encoded by the exons ATGTCGGCCACCAGCGTGGACCCCCAG CGAACAAAAGGACAAGATAATAAAG TACAAAATGGTTCTTTGCATCAGAAGGACACAGTTCATGACAATGACTTTGAGCCCTACCTTTCTGGACAGTCAAACCAG AGTAACAGTTACCCCTCCATGGCCGATCCCTACCTGTCCAGCTATTACCCGCCGTCCATCGGATTTCCCTACTCCCTCAACGAGGCGCCCTGGTCTAGCGGAGGGGACCCTCCCATCCCGTACCTCACCACCTATGGACAGCTCAGTAATGGAGACCATCACTTTATGCACGATGCTGTTTTTGGgcagcctgggggcctggggaacAATATCTATCAGCACAGGtttaattttttccctgaaaacccTGCCTTCTCAGCCTGGGGGACGAGCGGGTCTCAGGGGCAGCAGGCTCAGAGTTCTGCTTACGGAAACAGCTACACCTACCCGCCAAGCTCCCTGGGCGGCACGATTGTGGACGGACAGACAGGCTTTCACAGTGACACCCTCAACAAGGCCCCTGGAATGAACAGCCTGGAGCAAGGCATGGTGGGCCTGAAGATTGGGGACGTCACCACCTCTGCGGTCAAGACAGTGGGGTCGGTGGTCAGCAGCGTGGCGATGACGGGCATCCTTTCTGGCAGTGGTGGGACGAACGTAAGCCTGCCGGTGTCGAAGCCGGCCTCGTGGGCTGCTATCGCCAGCAAGCCCGCGAAGCCACAGCCGAAAGCGAAGGCCAAGGGCGGCCCTGCGGTGGGGGGTgcactgccccctcctcccataAAGCATAACATGGACATTGGCACCTGGGATAACAAGGGGCCTGGGCCCAAGGCCCCGGCTGCCCAGCAGGTGCCGGTCCCCCAGGTGGCCCCCCAGCCGACTGGGCAGCCTCTTCCCGCTCAGCACCCCCCTCTGGCCCAGCCGCAGTACCAGAgcccccagcagcctccccaAACCCGCTGGGTCGCCCCTCGCAACAGGAACGCTGTGTTCGGGCCGAGTGGAGGGACAGGCGGTGACAGTAACTCCCTCGGGAACACGCAGCCCAGCTCTTCCCCAGGCGCGGAGTCCCACCCCATCCTGGAGAAGCTGAAAGCGGCCCACAGCTACAACCCCCGGGAGTTCGACTGGAACCTGCGGAGCGGCCGCGTGTTCATCATCAAGAGCTACTCGGAGGACGACGTGCACCGCTCCATCAAGTACTCTATCTGGTGCAGCACCGAGCATGGCAACAAGCGCCTGGACAGCGCCTTCCGCGCCCTGGGCAGCCGGGGGCCTGTCTACCTGCTGTTCAGCGTCAACGGCAGTGGGCACTTCTGCGGGGTGGCCGAGATGAAGTCACCCGTGGACTACGGCACGAGCGCCGGGGTTTGGTCCCAGGACAAGTGGAAGGGCAAGTTCGACGTGAAGTGGATCTTTGTCAAGGACGTGCCCAACAGCCAGCTCCGGCACATCCGGCTGGAGAACAACGACCACAAGCCGGTCACCAACTCCCGCGACACCCAGGAGGTGCCCCTGGAGAAGGCGAGGCAGGTGCTGAAGATCATCGCCGCCTACAGGCACACCACCTCCATCTTCGACGACTTCTCGCACTACGAGAAgcgccaggaggaggaggaggtggtgcgCAAG GAACGGCAGAACCGGAACCGacagtga
- the YTHDF1 gene encoding YTH domain-containing family protein 1 isoform X3: protein MVLCIRRTQFMTMTLSPTFLDSQTSPPAPRPRSDQQPRSNSYPSMADPYLSSYYPPSIGFPYSLNEAPWSSGGDPPIPYLTTYGQLSNGDHHFMHDAVFGQPGGLGNNIYQHRFNFFPENPAFSAWGTSGSQGQQAQSSAYGNSYTYPPSSLGGTIVDGQTGFHSDTLNKAPGMNSLEQGMVGLKIGDVTTSAVKTVGSVVSSVAMTGILSGSGGTNVSLPVSKPASWAAIASKPAKPQPKAKAKGGPAVGGALPPPPIKHNMDIGTWDNKGPGPKAPAAQQVPVPQVAPQPTGQPLPAQHPPLAQPQYQSPQQPPQTRWVAPRNRNAVFGPSGGTGGDSNSLGNTQPSSSPGAESHPILEKLKAAHSYNPREFDWNLRSGRVFIIKSYSEDDVHRSIKYSIWCSTEHGNKRLDSAFRALGSRGPVYLLFSVNGSGHFCGVAEMKSPVDYGTSAGVWSQDKWKGKFDVKWIFVKDVPNSQLRHIRLENNDHKPVTNSRDTQEVPLEKARQVLKIIAAYRHTTSIFDDFSHYEKRQEEEEVVRKERQNRNRQ, encoded by the exons ATGGTTCTTTGCATCAGAAGGACACAGTTCATGACAATGACTTTGAGCCCTACCTTTCTGGACAGTCAAACCAG ccctcccGCTCCCAGGCCCCGGTCTGACCAGCAACCGCGG AGTAACAGTTACCCCTCCATGGCCGATCCCTACCTGTCCAGCTATTACCCGCCGTCCATCGGATTTCCCTACTCCCTCAACGAGGCGCCCTGGTCTAGCGGAGGGGACCCTCCCATCCCGTACCTCACCACCTATGGACAGCTCAGTAATGGAGACCATCACTTTATGCACGATGCTGTTTTTGGgcagcctgggggcctggggaacAATATCTATCAGCACAGGtttaattttttccctgaaaacccTGCCTTCTCAGCCTGGGGGACGAGCGGGTCTCAGGGGCAGCAGGCTCAGAGTTCTGCTTACGGAAACAGCTACACCTACCCGCCAAGCTCCCTGGGCGGCACGATTGTGGACGGACAGACAGGCTTTCACAGTGACACCCTCAACAAGGCCCCTGGAATGAACAGCCTGGAGCAAGGCATGGTGGGCCTGAAGATTGGGGACGTCACCACCTCTGCGGTCAAGACAGTGGGGTCGGTGGTCAGCAGCGTGGCGATGACGGGCATCCTTTCTGGCAGTGGTGGGACGAACGTAAGCCTGCCGGTGTCGAAGCCGGCCTCGTGGGCTGCTATCGCCAGCAAGCCCGCGAAGCCACAGCCGAAAGCGAAGGCCAAGGGCGGCCCTGCGGTGGGGGGTgcactgccccctcctcccataAAGCATAACATGGACATTGGCACCTGGGATAACAAGGGGCCTGGGCCCAAGGCCCCGGCTGCCCAGCAGGTGCCGGTCCCCCAGGTGGCCCCCCAGCCGACTGGGCAGCCTCTTCCCGCTCAGCACCCCCCTCTGGCCCAGCCGCAGTACCAGAgcccccagcagcctccccaAACCCGCTGGGTCGCCCCTCGCAACAGGAACGCTGTGTTCGGGCCGAGTGGAGGGACAGGCGGTGACAGTAACTCCCTCGGGAACACGCAGCCCAGCTCTTCCCCAGGCGCGGAGTCCCACCCCATCCTGGAGAAGCTGAAAGCGGCCCACAGCTACAACCCCCGGGAGTTCGACTGGAACCTGCGGAGCGGCCGCGTGTTCATCATCAAGAGCTACTCGGAGGACGACGTGCACCGCTCCATCAAGTACTCTATCTGGTGCAGCACCGAGCATGGCAACAAGCGCCTGGACAGCGCCTTCCGCGCCCTGGGCAGCCGGGGGCCTGTCTACCTGCTGTTCAGCGTCAACGGCAGTGGGCACTTCTGCGGGGTGGCCGAGATGAAGTCACCCGTGGACTACGGCACGAGCGCCGGGGTTTGGTCCCAGGACAAGTGGAAGGGCAAGTTCGACGTGAAGTGGATCTTTGTCAAGGACGTGCCCAACAGCCAGCTCCGGCACATCCGGCTGGAGAACAACGACCACAAGCCGGTCACCAACTCCCGCGACACCCAGGAGGTGCCCCTGGAGAAGGCGAGGCAGGTGCTGAAGATCATCGCCGCCTACAGGCACACCACCTCCATCTTCGACGACTTCTCGCACTACGAGAAgcgccaggaggaggaggaggtggtgcgCAAG GAACGGCAGAACCGGAACCGacagtga
- the YTHDF1 gene encoding YTH domain-containing family protein 1 isoform X1, giving the protein MSATSVDPQQRTKGQDNKVQNGSLHQKDTVHDNDFEPYLSGQSNQSNSYPSMADPYLSSYYPPSIGFPYSLNEAPWSSGGDPPIPYLTTYGQLSNGDHHFMHDAVFGQPGGLGNNIYQHRFNFFPENPAFSAWGTSGSQGQQAQSSAYGNSYTYPPSSLGGTIVDGQTGFHSDTLNKAPGMNSLEQGMVGLKIGDVTTSAVKTVGSVVSSVAMTGILSGSGGTNVSLPVSKPASWAAIASKPAKPQPKAKAKGGPAVGGALPPPPIKHNMDIGTWDNKGPGPKAPAAQQVPVPQVAPQPTGQPLPAQHPPLAQPQYQSPQQPPQTRWVAPRNRNAVFGPSGGTGGDSNSLGNTQPSSSPGAESHPILEKLKAAHSYNPREFDWNLRSGRVFIIKSYSEDDVHRSIKYSIWCSTEHGNKRLDSAFRALGSRGPVYLLFSVNGSGHFCGVAEMKSPVDYGTSAGVWSQDKWKGKFDVKWIFVKDVPNSQLRHIRLENNDHKPVTNSRDTQEVPLEKARQVLKIIAAYRHTTSIFDDFSHYEKRQEEEEVVRKERQNRNRQ; this is encoded by the exons ATGTCGGCCACCAGCGTGGACCCCCAG CAGCGAACAAAAGGACAAGATAATAAAG TACAAAATGGTTCTTTGCATCAGAAGGACACAGTTCATGACAATGACTTTGAGCCCTACCTTTCTGGACAGTCAAACCAG AGTAACAGTTACCCCTCCATGGCCGATCCCTACCTGTCCAGCTATTACCCGCCGTCCATCGGATTTCCCTACTCCCTCAACGAGGCGCCCTGGTCTAGCGGAGGGGACCCTCCCATCCCGTACCTCACCACCTATGGACAGCTCAGTAATGGAGACCATCACTTTATGCACGATGCTGTTTTTGGgcagcctgggggcctggggaacAATATCTATCAGCACAGGtttaattttttccctgaaaacccTGCCTTCTCAGCCTGGGGGACGAGCGGGTCTCAGGGGCAGCAGGCTCAGAGTTCTGCTTACGGAAACAGCTACACCTACCCGCCAAGCTCCCTGGGCGGCACGATTGTGGACGGACAGACAGGCTTTCACAGTGACACCCTCAACAAGGCCCCTGGAATGAACAGCCTGGAGCAAGGCATGGTGGGCCTGAAGATTGGGGACGTCACCACCTCTGCGGTCAAGACAGTGGGGTCGGTGGTCAGCAGCGTGGCGATGACGGGCATCCTTTCTGGCAGTGGTGGGACGAACGTAAGCCTGCCGGTGTCGAAGCCGGCCTCGTGGGCTGCTATCGCCAGCAAGCCCGCGAAGCCACAGCCGAAAGCGAAGGCCAAGGGCGGCCCTGCGGTGGGGGGTgcactgccccctcctcccataAAGCATAACATGGACATTGGCACCTGGGATAACAAGGGGCCTGGGCCCAAGGCCCCGGCTGCCCAGCAGGTGCCGGTCCCCCAGGTGGCCCCCCAGCCGACTGGGCAGCCTCTTCCCGCTCAGCACCCCCCTCTGGCCCAGCCGCAGTACCAGAgcccccagcagcctccccaAACCCGCTGGGTCGCCCCTCGCAACAGGAACGCTGTGTTCGGGCCGAGTGGAGGGACAGGCGGTGACAGTAACTCCCTCGGGAACACGCAGCCCAGCTCTTCCCCAGGCGCGGAGTCCCACCCCATCCTGGAGAAGCTGAAAGCGGCCCACAGCTACAACCCCCGGGAGTTCGACTGGAACCTGCGGAGCGGCCGCGTGTTCATCATCAAGAGCTACTCGGAGGACGACGTGCACCGCTCCATCAAGTACTCTATCTGGTGCAGCACCGAGCATGGCAACAAGCGCCTGGACAGCGCCTTCCGCGCCCTGGGCAGCCGGGGGCCTGTCTACCTGCTGTTCAGCGTCAACGGCAGTGGGCACTTCTGCGGGGTGGCCGAGATGAAGTCACCCGTGGACTACGGCACGAGCGCCGGGGTTTGGTCCCAGGACAAGTGGAAGGGCAAGTTCGACGTGAAGTGGATCTTTGTCAAGGACGTGCCCAACAGCCAGCTCCGGCACATCCGGCTGGAGAACAACGACCACAAGCCGGTCACCAACTCCCGCGACACCCAGGAGGTGCCCCTGGAGAAGGCGAGGCAGGTGCTGAAGATCATCGCCGCCTACAGGCACACCACCTCCATCTTCGACGACTTCTCGCACTACGAGAAgcgccaggaggaggaggaggtggtgcgCAAG GAACGGCAGAACCGGAACCGacagtga
- the BIRC7 gene encoding baculoviral IAP repeat-containing protein 7 isoform X1, whose amino-acid sequence MALRGPRLRGSPTGPRARSRSVGSGAAESRRLQPLAGSALAGVPPSQGPGLGPVLVLLKRQDHTDGQILSQLRPLAEEEEEEGPGALSARPAFPGMGSEELRLASFYDWPLTSAVQPELLAAAGFFHTGQQDKVRCFFCYGGLQSWERGDDPWTEHARWFPRCEFLLRTKGRDFVCSVQESCCPPGSWDRSEEPEDTGPAAPSDAGDSQEWPAWSQCPAVQAVLGMGFGQGQVWQLLQRRYRRAVPTSVSASQLVADLLQEGDRGRAVGARAPVHLGPELPVPRREAPLEGAREPGRPCGEAGGAQAQWVLVAPESPGARDAEEQLQRLREERTCRVCLDRTVAVVFVPCGHLACAECAPSLQLCPICRAPIGSCVRTFLS is encoded by the exons ATGGCGCTGCGGGGGCCGCGACTCAGGGGGTCACCTACTGGGCCTCGAGCGCGCAGCCGCAGCGTGGGCAGTGGTGCTGCAGAGTCTCGGCGCCTGCAGCCGCTGGCTGGCTCAG ctcTGGCAGGTGTACCACCCTCACAAGGCCCAGGTCTGGGTCCTGTCCTTGTCCTGCTGAAG CGCCAGGACCACACGGATGGGCAGATCCTGAGCCAGCTGCGCCccctggcagaggaggaggaggaagaggggcctGGGGCCTTGTCTGCCAGGCCCGCCTTCCCCGGGATGGGCTCCGAGGAGCTGCGGCTGGCCTCCTTCTATGACTGGCCGCTGACCAGCGCGGTACAGCCCGAGCTGCTGGCTGCCGCCGGCTTCTTCCACACGG GCCAGCAGGACAAGGTTCGCTGCTTCTTCTGCTACGGAGGTCTGCAGAGCTGGGAACGAGGAGATGACCCCTGGACGGAGCACGCCCGGTGGTTCCCCAG GTGTGAATTCCTGCTCCGGACAAAAGGAAGGGACTTTGTCTGCAGCGTCCAGGAGTCTTGTTGCCCGCCAGGCTCCTGG GACCGATCAGAGGAACCAGAAGACACGGGTCCAGCTGCCCCCTCAG ATGCTGGGGACAGCCAGGAGTGGCCCGCGTGGAGCCAGTGCCCCGCCGTGCAGGCCGTGCTTGGGATGGGCTTCGGGCAGGGCCAAGTGTGGCAGCTGCTGCAGCGCAGGTACCGCCGGGCGGTGCCGACCAGCGTATCCGCGTCCCAGCTGGTGGCCGACCTGCTCCAGGAGGGGGACAGGGGCCGGGCTGTGGGGGCCAGAG CTCCTGTCCACCTGGGGCCTGAGCTGCCCGTGCCCAGAAGAGAGGCCCCGTTGGAAGGAGCCAGGGAGCCAG GTCGCCCTTGTGGAGAAGCGGGTGGAGCCCAGGCCCAGTGGGTGCTGGTGGCCCCAGAGTCCCCAGGAGCGCGGGATGCAGAGGAACAGCTGCAGCGCCTGCGGGAGGAGCGGACCTGCCGCGTGTGCCTGGACCGCACCGTGGCCGTTGTTTTCGTGCCCTGTGGCCACCTGGCCTGTGCCGAGTGCGCACCCAGCCTGCAGCTGTGCCCCATCTGCAGGGCCCCCATTGGCAGCTGCGTGCGCACCTTCCTGTCCTAG
- the BIRC7 gene encoding baculoviral IAP repeat-containing protein 7 isoform X2, giving the protein MGLENRGKSQYCGPEPSHWVAGGSPNEGHREPHFRCGHTQRQDHTDGQILSQLRPLAEEEEEEGPGALSARPAFPGMGSEELRLASFYDWPLTSAVQPELLAAAGFFHTGQQDKVRCFFCYGGLQSWERGDDPWTEHARWFPRCEFLLRTKGRDFVCSVQESCCPPGSWDRSEEPEDTGPAAPSDAGDSQEWPAWSQCPAVQAVLGMGFGQGQVWQLLQRRYRRAVPTSVSASQLVADLLQEGDRGRAVGARAPVHLGPELPVPRREAPLEGAREPGRPCGEAGGAQAQWVLVAPESPGARDAEEQLQRLREERTCRVCLDRTVAVVFVPCGHLACAECAPSLQLCPICRAPIGSCVRTFLS; this is encoded by the exons ATGGGGCTGGAGAACAGGGGCAAAAGTCAGTACTGTGGCCCGGAGCCGAGCCACTGGGTAGCTGGCGGCAGCCCTAATGAGGGACACCGTGAGCCCCACTTTCGGTGTGGCCACACCCAGCGCCAGGACCACACGGATGGGCAGATCCTGAGCCAGCTGCGCCccctggcagaggaggaggaggaagaggggcctGGGGCCTTGTCTGCCAGGCCCGCCTTCCCCGGGATGGGCTCCGAGGAGCTGCGGCTGGCCTCCTTCTATGACTGGCCGCTGACCAGCGCGGTACAGCCCGAGCTGCTGGCTGCCGCCGGCTTCTTCCACACGG GCCAGCAGGACAAGGTTCGCTGCTTCTTCTGCTACGGAGGTCTGCAGAGCTGGGAACGAGGAGATGACCCCTGGACGGAGCACGCCCGGTGGTTCCCCAG GTGTGAATTCCTGCTCCGGACAAAAGGAAGGGACTTTGTCTGCAGCGTCCAGGAGTCTTGTTGCCCGCCAGGCTCCTGG GACCGATCAGAGGAACCAGAAGACACGGGTCCAGCTGCCCCCTCAG ATGCTGGGGACAGCCAGGAGTGGCCCGCGTGGAGCCAGTGCCCCGCCGTGCAGGCCGTGCTTGGGATGGGCTTCGGGCAGGGCCAAGTGTGGCAGCTGCTGCAGCGCAGGTACCGCCGGGCGGTGCCGACCAGCGTATCCGCGTCCCAGCTGGTGGCCGACCTGCTCCAGGAGGGGGACAGGGGCCGGGCTGTGGGGGCCAGAG CTCCTGTCCACCTGGGGCCTGAGCTGCCCGTGCCCAGAAGAGAGGCCCCGTTGGAAGGAGCCAGGGAGCCAG GTCGCCCTTGTGGAGAAGCGGGTGGAGCCCAGGCCCAGTGGGTGCTGGTGGCCCCAGAGTCCCCAGGAGCGCGGGATGCAGAGGAACAGCTGCAGCGCCTGCGGGAGGAGCGGACCTGCCGCGTGTGCCTGGACCGCACCGTGGCCGTTGTTTTCGTGCCCTGTGGCCACCTGGCCTGTGCCGAGTGCGCACCCAGCCTGCAGCTGTGCCCCATCTGCAGGGCCCCCATTGGCAGCTGCGTGCGCACCTTCCTGTCCTAG